TCTCAAGGCGACGATAGCGAATTGAAAATGGAGCAGGCCCAGATAATTCGCGGCTTTCTTTTCCCAGCGGATCAACAAGCGCCGTGCGCGGTTGAGCCAGGAGTGCGTGCG
This window of the Pirellulales bacterium genome carries:
- a CDS encoding IS5/IS1182 family transposase; amino-acid sequence: RTHSWLNRARRLLIRWEKKAANYLGLLHFQFAIVALRAAKVLG